A region from the Buteo buteo chromosome 19, bButBut1.hap1.1, whole genome shotgun sequence genome encodes:
- the MANSC1 gene encoding MANSC domain-containing protein 1, translating to MSAGSSRWPVRLLAVTCLMAGPSLGQECSAEKMEDAIIDIDVSLGRGLRGAEPAYAPTAAACLRACCAGGELSGDKKCNLMIFDARRTSAHPNCYLFYCPSTEACPMKPVTGFVSYKITRDAHVSEDTTFKSEDFSSNGYSLSLDAGAFISRSQTSHQNPTAALQQSVSPQTSELLNHVGKHLDNAEVHTVFPESQRAKHPESLDPIPRQKVSNLPPKTSSAVQIGNLSASFPTTQSSAPKHSNTTLTPLPTSTTRLESRTISLRPGGAEPPPVTTTTTATFPPTATARAKPGVPATSVAATRVPLSSPATSSTSTIKWMTTNSRSATTPSGLRTSAMPPEPTVVSSNSTSQVTLLSLSGFAPSTSDSPMASQNDPQGYDPSDSGSYLPESVLRGKGVVQLGEKSSLIAALLFGVIFLLLVIALTGKKISESLQKRHYTRLDYLINGMYADV from the exons ATGTCCGCCGGGAGCAGCCGGTGGCCGGTTCGGTTGCTGGCGGTCACCTGCCTGATGGCCGGCCCGTCCCTGGGTCAGGAGTGCTCCGCGGAGAAAATGGAAGATGCCATCATCGACATCGACGTCTCTCTGGGCCGAGGGCTGCGGGGCGCAGAGCCCGCCTACGCCCCCACCGCGGCGGCCTGCCTCCGCGCCTGCTGCGCCGGCGGGGAGCTCTCAG GAGACAAGAAGTGCAATTTGATGATTTTTGATGCTCGAAGGACAAGCGCACATCCAAACTGCTACCTGTTTTACTGCCCTAGCACAGAGGCTTGTCCGATGAAACCCGTGACAGGATTTGTGAGCTACAAGATAACGAGAG aTGCCCATGTGTCAGAGGATACAACCTTCAAAAGTGAGGACTTTTCTTCAAATGGGTATTCTTTGTCTTTGGATGCTGGAGCCTTTATTTCCCGCAGTCAGACTAGCCATCAGAATCCTACTGCTGCTTTGCAACAATCTGTCTCTCCTCAGACATCTGAACTCCTGAACCACGTGGGCAAGCATTTAGACAACGCTGAAGTTCATACCGTTTTTCCTGAATCTCAAAGGGCAAAACATCCTGAGAGCTTAGACCCCATCCCAAGGCAGAAAGTAAGTAACCTGCCACCAAAGACGTCTTCCGCTGTTCAAATTGGAAACCTCTCTGCTTCGTTCCCCACCACTCAGTCTAGCGCTCCCAAACACAGCAATACTACTCTTACTCCGCTGCCTACAAGCACCACCCGACTGGAGTCCCGTACAATCTCTCTGCGTCCTGGTGGTGCTGAACCTCCTCctgtcaccaccaccaccacagctACCTTTCCACCTACTGCGACTGCTAGAGCTAAACCTGGTGTCCCTGCCACCAGCGTCGCTGCTACTCGTGTTCCTCTTTCCAGTCCCGCAACTTCCTCTACTTCTACAATCAAGTGGATGACCACGAATTCCAGATCTGCTACCACCCCGTCGGGGCTAAGAACTTCAGCCATGCCTCCTGAGCCAACAGTTGTCTCTTCCAACAGTACCAGCCAGGTTACCCTCCTCTCTTTGTCAGGTTTCGCTCCGTCTACTAGTGATTCCCCCATGGCTTCCCAAAATGACCCTCAGGGTTATGACCCCTCTGATTCAGGAAGCTACCTGCCAGAGAGTGTTCTGAGAGGGAAAGGTGTCgttcagctgggagaaaaaagcagcctTATAGCGGCTTTGCTTTTTGGGGTGATATTCCTGTTGCTAGTTATTGCActgacagggaagaaaataagcgAATCTCTTCAGAAAAGGCATTATACCAGGCTGGATTACTTGATCAATGGAATGTATGCTGATGTATGA